The following are encoded in a window of Candidatus Eisenbacteria bacterium genomic DNA:
- a CDS encoding DUF4390 domain-containing protein — MRRKVQASSGNPPRRPVLKPAQSPTGPRDRFAIAARGAILSAVLLSGTAFAGNDLGLTVGPVESVNGAITTSFRVENPWTPRLEETLLRGMPATVVFEVGVWKRRSLWFDKLVLAIKSEHKVVYDPWEKMFRVRSNPAQRKTRVVPSLDSLETLLFSERRLPLMAAGALDPVGRYYVSVRVRIRPLSPEDLGEIEDWLSGEVKNPAGAPRGVPGYLLGIAVNISGLGDRTALAKSETFVPALLEAPQ; from the coding sequence TTGCGACGAAAAGTCCAAGCTTCGAGTGGGAATCCGCCTCGGAGACCGGTTCTGAAGCCGGCGCAAAGCCCGACGGGACCGCGCGATCGATTCGCGATCGCGGCTCGGGGGGCGATCCTCTCGGCCGTCCTTCTTTCAGGAACAGCCTTCGCTGGAAACGACCTCGGCCTCACGGTCGGGCCCGTGGAATCTGTGAACGGCGCGATCACCACCTCCTTTCGTGTGGAAAACCCATGGACGCCGCGCCTCGAGGAAACGCTGCTTCGGGGCATGCCGGCGACCGTCGTTTTCGAGGTGGGTGTCTGGAAGCGGCGCTCGCTCTGGTTCGACAAGCTGGTCCTGGCGATCAAGAGCGAGCACAAGGTGGTCTACGATCCCTGGGAGAAGATGTTTCGCGTCCGCTCCAACCCGGCCCAACGCAAGACGCGCGTCGTGCCGTCGCTCGACTCCCTGGAAACGTTGCTCTTCTCCGAACGGCGTCTGCCGCTCATGGCCGCCGGGGCGCTCGATCCGGTCGGGCGATATTACGTCTCGGTCCGCGTCCGGATCCGACCGCTTTCGCCCGAGGACCTGGGGGAGATCGAGGATTGGCTCTCGGGGGAAGTAAAGAACCCGGCGGGCGCGCCCCGGGGAGTGCCGGGGTACCTCCTGGGCATCGCGGTCAACATTTCGGGGCTGGGCGACAGAACGGCGCTCGCGAAGAGCGAGACCTTCGTGCCGGCGCTCCTCGAAGCGCCGCAGTAG
- a CDS encoding phosphopyruvate hydratase — MTEIESVYAREILDSRGMPTVEVEVALRGGALGRAAIPSGASTGSREALELRDQDPKRYGGKGVTQAVANVNETMAGHLVGEDADDQAYIDHLLIDLDGTPNKKALGANAILGVSIAVAKAAAESHLLPLYRYLGGANAKTLPVPLMNVVNGGAHADNNLDIQEFMIVPVGARSFSEALRMGSEVFHTLKGLLRDKGLVTAVGDEGGFAPNLGKNAEALEFLMRAIEKAGYRPGEDLALALDVAASELYKGGSYSLDGRKGLDSRAITQYLGDLLERFPIVSIEDGLAEGDWGGWKHLTGALGGTIQLVGDDIFVTNPEILRRGIEEGVANAILIKLNQIGTVTETLDTIGMARNAGYATVISHRSGETEDTTIADLAVAVNAGQIKTGSLSRSERIAKYNQLLRIEEQLADEALYPGAAAFRKLSGGSRETAGAR, encoded by the coding sequence ATGACCGAGATTGAATCCGTATACGCTAGGGAAATACTCGACTCGAGGGGGATGCCGACGGTCGAGGTCGAGGTCGCGCTCCGAGGCGGAGCGCTCGGCCGCGCCGCGATCCCCTCCGGGGCGTCGACCGGCTCGCGCGAGGCGCTCGAGCTTCGGGACCAGGACCCAAAACGGTACGGGGGCAAGGGCGTAACCCAGGCCGTCGCGAACGTGAACGAGACCATGGCCGGCCACCTCGTGGGCGAGGACGCGGACGACCAAGCCTACATCGATCATCTCCTGATCGACCTGGACGGCACCCCGAACAAAAAGGCCCTCGGGGCGAACGCGATTCTCGGCGTCTCGATCGCGGTCGCGAAGGCCGCGGCCGAGTCCCACCTGCTCCCGCTCTATCGCTATCTCGGCGGCGCGAACGCGAAAACCCTTCCGGTCCCGCTCATGAACGTGGTGAACGGAGGGGCGCACGCGGACAACAACCTCGATATCCAGGAATTCATGATCGTCCCGGTGGGCGCCCGCTCCTTCTCGGAGGCGCTGCGCATGGGCTCCGAGGTATTTCATACGCTGAAAGGGCTGCTCCGCGACAAAGGACTCGTGACCGCGGTCGGGGATGAGGGGGGCTTCGCCCCCAACCTGGGAAAGAACGCGGAGGCGCTCGAGTTTCTGATGCGCGCGATCGAGAAGGCGGGCTATCGTCCCGGCGAGGACCTCGCCTTGGCGCTCGACGTCGCGGCATCGGAGCTCTACAAGGGAGGGTCCTACTCTCTGGACGGCCGAAAGGGACTGGACTCCCGCGCCATCACCCAGTACCTGGGCGACCTCCTGGAGCGGTTCCCCATCGTCTCGATCGAAGACGGGCTTGCCGAAGGGGACTGGGGCGGCTGGAAGCACCTGACCGGCGCGCTCGGGGGCACGATTCAGCTCGTGGGGGACGATATCTTCGTGACCAACCCGGAAATTCTGCGACGCGGGATCGAGGAGGGAGTCGCCAACGCGATTCTGATCAAGCTGAACCAGATCGGGACCGTGACCGAGACGCTCGACACGATCGGGATGGCCAGAAACGCCGGCTACGCGACCGTGATCTCGCACCGCTCCGGCGAAACCGAAGACACGACGATCGCCGATCTGGCCGTGGCGGTGAACGCGGGGCAGATCAAGACCGGATCGCTCTCTCGGAGCGAACGGATCGCGAAATACAACCAGCTCCTCCGAATCGAGGAGCAGCTCGCGGACGAGGCGCTCTACCCAGGGGCGGCCGCCTTTCGGAAGCTCAGCGGCGGCTCACGCGAAACGGCGGGCGCGCGGTGA
- a CDS encoding septum formation initiator family protein, with amino-acid sequence MMRSPYQSPKDPPSRKFLRLPPREKSKKRRFLLWGAGVVLGYLVYSFVGGDSGLIRIRALQHETAALRARRQVLAVEASRAEQARASTAKDPLLSERVARERFHMVKKDEVLYRYQAEEDSAK; translated from the coding sequence ATGATGCGATCCCCGTATCAGAGCCCGAAGGATCCGCCGTCCCGGAAATTTCTCAGGCTCCCGCCCCGCGAGAAAAGCAAGAAGAGGCGGTTCCTTCTCTGGGGCGCGGGCGTCGTGCTGGGCTATCTCGTTTATTCGTTCGTCGGCGGGGACAGCGGCCTCATTCGAATCCGCGCGCTGCAGCACGAGACGGCGGCGCTCCGCGCGCGAAGGCAGGTCCTCGCGGTCGAGGCGAGCCGGGCCGAGCAAGCCCGGGCGAGCACGGCGAAAGACCCGCTCCTTTCGGAGCGCGTCGCGCGCGAGCGCTTCCACATGGTCAAGAAAGACGAGGTTCTCTATCGGTATCAGGCCGAGGAGGACTCGGCGAAGTAG
- a CDS encoding M1 family metallopeptidase: SAKTAGASGSERLRRDVVPTFESISLNLDARKPGYTGSVRIDLRVDAATDSFQLNSEGLTLGRLTLRGAKGIVPSTHRAAGPAAVALRTRSPLKPGAYTLHIDFANTFNTRAQGIYRLENGGEWYCFTQFESDDARKAFPCWDEPSFKIPYQLTLAVPRGHRALTNTPVAHVTPGKVTKTVMFRRTKPLPSYLLAIAAGPLEMVPITGMSVPGNVVCVKGASALAGTASTMAPRLLGALERYFGRPYPYEKLDVIAVPEFWPGAMENAGLVTFRDDVLLVEPKTVSVRQLSRLSVYMAHEFAHMWFGDLVTMEWWDDLWLNEAFAEWMGNKISDEVYPEYKMHVQDLQATQGAMKIDARLSTRAIRQPVSALDNLLQAADELAYKKGQAVLGMFEQWLGPDKFRAGVLDYLNAHEWGNAVGSDLWSALSKASGKDASGPMSTFLDQGGVPLVTAEIQPDGRVRLSQRRFLSYGAQAAGDPLWKIPVALTYSDGLAVRTKRFLLSEREATVELEGDRAPIWVNPNAGAAGYYRWTLSPEAMQKLAQSAAEIMSPAERVGYLGNLTALLDAGLLHGDEYVRLLARFADDPSPEVLSALADGVDQVRRVFVTPELAEPFAVYVRQTLGPALGRLGLTRRPGEEDGVSLVRPELVHMLGDYGKDDRILAFADSLAKQYIAASGSVDPSLAGVALDLSALHADAALFAEYKRRFETARVPADRSRFLAALGFFRDPKIVEEALRYSLQGPLRPQEIFTIPNVVGLAVEYEEIPYRWMTENFGAISTKIPPMFSVFMPQFASGCSVKRLEAAKSFFAEPSRSVPGADKELAKIADQVNDCAGLREREGAVVTAYLGRLAGAR; encoded by the coding sequence CGTCCGCGAAGACCGCCGGCGCCTCGGGCTCGGAGCGATTGCGCCGCGACGTCGTGCCCACGTTCGAGTCGATCAGCCTCAATCTGGATGCGCGAAAGCCCGGCTACACGGGATCGGTCCGCATCGACTTGCGCGTGGACGCCGCGACCGATTCCTTTCAGCTTAATTCCGAAGGGCTCACGCTCGGGCGGCTGACGCTCCGCGGCGCCAAAGGGATCGTGCCGTCCACGCACAGGGCCGCGGGACCCGCCGCGGTCGCCTTGAGGACCCGGTCGCCGCTCAAGCCTGGCGCGTACACGCTCCATATCGATTTCGCGAACACGTTCAACACGCGTGCCCAGGGCATCTACCGTCTCGAGAACGGCGGGGAGTGGTACTGCTTCACCCAGTTCGAGTCCGACGATGCGCGAAAGGCCTTCCCGTGTTGGGATGAGCCCTCGTTCAAGATTCCCTATCAGCTCACGCTGGCCGTGCCGAGGGGGCACCGCGCCCTGACCAACACTCCGGTCGCCCATGTGACGCCCGGGAAGGTCACGAAGACGGTGATGTTCCGGCGAACCAAGCCGCTTCCTTCGTACCTGCTCGCGATCGCGGCCGGTCCCCTCGAGATGGTTCCCATCACCGGCATGTCGGTCCCGGGAAACGTCGTCTGCGTGAAGGGCGCGTCCGCGCTCGCGGGCACGGCCTCGACGATGGCCCCGCGCCTCCTCGGCGCGCTCGAGCGCTACTTCGGCAGGCCCTATCCCTACGAGAAGCTCGACGTGATCGCCGTGCCCGAGTTCTGGCCCGGCGCGATGGAGAACGCCGGCCTGGTCACCTTCCGGGACGACGTGCTGCTCGTGGAGCCGAAGACGGTGAGCGTCCGCCAGCTCTCGAGACTGTCGGTCTACATGGCGCACGAGTTCGCCCACATGTGGTTCGGGGATCTCGTCACGATGGAATGGTGGGACGACCTCTGGTTGAACGAGGCGTTCGCCGAATGGATGGGGAACAAGATTTCAGACGAGGTCTACCCCGAGTACAAGATGCACGTCCAGGACCTGCAGGCGACGCAGGGGGCGATGAAGATCGACGCCCGCCTCTCGACGCGCGCCATCAGGCAGCCCGTCAGCGCGCTCGACAACCTGCTCCAGGCCGCGGATGAGCTCGCCTACAAGAAAGGGCAGGCGGTTCTCGGGATGTTCGAGCAGTGGCTCGGGCCCGACAAGTTCCGGGCGGGGGTGCTCGATTACTTGAATGCGCACGAGTGGGGAAACGCGGTCGGCTCGGATCTCTGGTCCGCGCTCTCGAAGGCCTCAGGGAAGGATGCCTCGGGGCCGATGAGCACCTTCCTCGATCAGGGGGGTGTCCCGCTCGTCACCGCGGAGATTCAGCCGGACGGGCGCGTAAGGCTGAGCCAACGGCGTTTTCTCTCGTACGGCGCCCAAGCCGCCGGCGACCCGCTCTGGAAGATTCCTGTGGCGCTCACCTACTCGGATGGACTTGCCGTACGGACGAAACGGTTCCTGTTGAGCGAACGGGAGGCAACGGTCGAATTGGAAGGGGACCGCGCGCCGATCTGGGTGAACCCCAACGCGGGGGCGGCCGGCTATTATCGTTGGACTCTCTCTCCCGAAGCGATGCAGAAGCTCGCGCAGAGCGCCGCGGAAATCATGTCTCCGGCCGAGCGCGTCGGCTACCTCGGCAATCTCACGGCGCTTCTGGACGCCGGGCTCCTCCATGGCGATGAATACGTCCGGCTCCTCGCCCGGTTCGCGGATGATCCGAGCCCCGAAGTCCTCTCGGCCTTGGCGGACGGCGTCGACCAGGTCCGCCGCGTGTTCGTGACCCCCGAGCTGGCCGAGCCCTTCGCGGTCTACGTGCGCCAGACCCTGGGGCCGGCGCTGGGCCGCCTCGGGCTGACGCGGCGCCCCGGAGAGGAGGACGGCGTCTCGCTCGTCCGCCCGGAGCTGGTCCATATGCTCGGCGACTACGGGAAGGACGACCGGATTCTCGCATTCGCTGATTCGCTCGCGAAGCAGTACATCGCCGCCTCGGGATCGGTCGACCCCTCTTTGGCCGGAGTCGCGCTCGACCTCTCCGCCCTGCACGCCGACGCCGCGCTCTTCGCGGAGTACAAGAGGCGATTCGAGACGGCGCGGGTTCCCGCGGACCGTTCGCGATTCTTGGCCGCGCTCGGCTTTTTCCGCGATCCGAAGATCGTGGAGGAGGCGCTTCGCTACTCGCTCCAGGGACCGCTGCGTCCCCAAGAGATCTTCACGATCCCGAACGTCGTGGGCCTGGCCGTCGAGTACGAGGAGATTCCGTACCGCTGGATGACCGAGAATTTCGGCGCCATCTCCACCAAGATCCCGCCGATGTTCTCGGTGTTTATGCCGCAGTTCGCGAGCGGCTGCTCGGTGAAGCGGCTCGAGGCGGCGAAGTCGTTCTTCGCGGAGCCCTCGCGCTCGGTTCCCGGGGCGGACAAGGAGCTGGCGAAGATCGCAGACCAGGTGAACGATTGCGCCGGGCTGAGGGAGCGGGAGGGGGCGGTCGTGACGGCCTACCTGGGCCGGCTCGCCGGCGCGCGGTAG
- a CDS encoding sigma-70 family RNA polymerase sigma factor produces MRGLELTSDERDLVRRCLAREERAYRELVRRYQTPVVNLAWRITGNAEDAAEVAQEAFIRVLRSLHTYDPDRPLKTWLFKIAANLALDAIRRRKRRPVSIEDLFAEDEGRLLEAVEPGPGPDAQLMLDRSAERFDELLREMPEHYQAILYLRYREDLAYEEIAETLGIPLGTVKVRLHRAHGILRRKLSARGNRS; encoded by the coding sequence ATTCGAGGGCTTGAGTTGACGTCCGACGAACGGGACCTGGTCCGGCGATGCCTGGCGCGTGAGGAGCGCGCTTATCGCGAGCTGGTACGCCGGTACCAAACACCGGTCGTGAACCTCGCGTGGCGGATCACCGGAAATGCCGAGGACGCGGCCGAGGTGGCGCAAGAGGCTTTCATTCGGGTTCTGAGGTCGCTTCACACCTATGACCCGGATCGGCCGCTCAAGACATGGCTCTTCAAGATCGCGGCGAACCTGGCACTGGACGCGATCCGGCGCCGCAAGCGCCGCCCGGTCTCGATCGAGGACCTGTTCGCCGAAGACGAAGGCCGGCTCCTGGAAGCGGTGGAGCCCGGGCCGGGACCCGACGCCCAGCTCATGCTGGACCGCTCGGCGGAGCGTTTCGATGAGCTGCTCCGGGAGATGCCGGAGCACTACCAGGCGATTCTCTACTTACGATACCGCGAGGACCTCGCCTACGAGGAAATCGCCGAGACTCTCGGTATACCGCTTGGCACGGTGAAAGTGCGGCTTCATCGAGCGCACGGGATCTTGAGACGGAAGCTGTCGGCGCGAGGAAATCGGTCATGA